From one Anopheles cruzii chromosome 3, idAnoCruzAS_RS32_06, whole genome shotgun sequence genomic stretch:
- the LOC128274971 gene encoding MOB kinase activator-like 3 codes for MALHGFLEFFQREKTFRPKKRFTQGTIRYSLHKHANASLQSGINLKEVVKLPPGENMNDWLAVHVVDFFNRINLIYGTISEYCNETSCPTMSGGSKYEYLWADGGTYKKPIQLPAPRYIELLMDWVENQINTETLFPVSTDVPFPRSFPMLCKKILTRLFRVFVHVYIHHFDRIFSIGAEAHVNTCFKHFYYFVTEFELMSAKELEPLAVMTAQMCKD; via the exons atggcaCTGCACGGATTTCTCGAGTTCTTCCAGCGGGAGAAAACCTTCCGACCGAAAAAACGCTTCACACAGGGCACGATCCGGTACTCGCTGCACAAGCATGCCAACGCAAGCCTGCAGTCCGGCATCAATCTGAAGGAGGTGGTCAAATTGCCGCCCGGGGAAAACATGAACGATTGGCTGGCGGTGCATGTGGTCGATTTTTTCAACCGAATCAATCTCATCTACGGCACCATTTCGGAGTACTGCAACGAAACGTCGTGTCCGACGATGAGCGGCGGCTCCAAGTACGAGTACCTGTGGGCCGACGGTGGAACGTACAAAAAACCGATCCAACTGCCGGCACCGCGCTACATTGAGCTGCTGATGGATTGGGTCGAAAATCAGATCAACACCGAAACGCTCTTCCCCGTCTCGACCGATGTGCCATTTCCGCGATCGTTTCCAATGCTCTGCAAGAAGATCCTGACCCGGCTGTTCCGGGTGTTTGTGCACGTGTACATCCATCACTTCGATCGCATCTTCAGTATTGGCGCG GAGGCGCACGTAAATACCTGCTTCAAACATTTCTACTACTTCGTGACCGAGTTCGAGCTGATGTCAGCGAAAGAACTCGAACCGCTGGCGGTCATGACTGCTCAGATGTGCAAAGACTAG